One genomic region from Leptospiraceae bacterium encodes:
- a CDS encoding mucoidy inhibitor MuiA family protein: protein MLAYSKVSLPFVLGLFSFFSSTFSQGIVQEEGKIDKVTLYRKQALVTRKLELNLNEGSQEILVKKLPSQIIPSSLFAEGENMEIRAVRLKTQEVKEDPEEEIRVLDDKINKLSEEIKRVNLLLSVNHAKNNFLIKQGDFSIQKTKEDLNTGKLEPRTMKELTLFQFEQQKELALEKLDLEKERSKYYQEKNQISRQRSKLASNNLQTKEALIFIDKKTKGNSVIYLNYLVNNAGWDPVYNFHAKKDSKNVVVEFNANVHQISGENWNDISLTLSNASPALSAMSPGISPFRVELSSGSSAASMGAPNDITVQTRAISNKLSQAYQKQLESKNWKESQEYSWDMNSAANEYQGLELIANDEDINILKKDSETAFAPSVQFELDGKVSLDSKKQQQLIRVNRAELPSKLYMVSTPILTAYVYREAEIQNNAIEVLLKGPVSVYLDDSFVGKAELPVIARGQSFVMGFGIDSQLRAKRELVEKKERVMGGNKELSFNISISIENFHSTEIPVRILDRIPLDEKKDNLRISLDLKGNELSKDELYQKTEKTKGILRWEISIPANSSGAKAKNLEYSYRLEFDKNLKIQLPGSEKKEKLKQEFEEIQKMRYKY, encoded by the coding sequence ATGCTGGCATATTCAAAAGTAAGCTTACCTTTCGTACTGGGTTTATTCAGCTTTTTTAGTTCAACCTTTTCACAGGGTATAGTACAGGAAGAAGGAAAAATAGATAAAGTCACCCTCTATAGAAAGCAGGCCCTTGTAACCCGGAAATTAGAATTAAACCTGAATGAAGGCAGTCAGGAAATCCTTGTTAAAAAACTTCCTTCCCAAATCATTCCTTCCAGTCTATTTGCAGAAGGAGAAAATATGGAAATTCGGGCAGTTAGATTAAAGACACAGGAAGTAAAAGAAGATCCGGAAGAAGAGATTCGTGTCTTAGACGATAAGATCAATAAGCTCTCTGAAGAAATAAAGCGTGTAAATCTCCTTCTATCTGTAAACCATGCAAAGAATAATTTTCTTATTAAGCAGGGAGATTTTTCCATTCAAAAAACAAAGGAAGATTTGAATACAGGAAAACTCGAACCTCGTACCATGAAAGAACTTACTCTTTTTCAATTTGAGCAACAAAAAGAATTAGCACTTGAAAAATTAGATTTAGAAAAAGAACGATCTAAATACTATCAGGAAAAGAATCAAATCTCCAGACAAAGAAGCAAATTAGCTTCTAATAACCTGCAAACCAAGGAAGCTCTTATTTTTATTGATAAAAAAACAAAAGGGAATTCTGTAATATACTTAAACTATCTCGTTAATAATGCCGGCTGGGATCCGGTTTATAACTTTCATGCAAAAAAAGATTCAAAGAATGTCGTTGTAGAGTTTAATGCAAATGTACATCAGATAAGCGGCGAAAATTGGAATGATATTTCCTTAACCCTTTCCAATGCTTCACCCGCTTTAAGTGCTATGTCTCCGGGTATTTCTCCTTTCCGGGTTGAACTGTCCAGTGGTAGCTCTGCCGCAAGCATGGGAGCTCCCAATGATATTACAGTGCAGACGAGAGCCATCAGTAACAAGTTAAGCCAGGCTTATCAAAAACAACTTGAATCCAAAAACTGGAAAGAAAGTCAGGAATATAGCTGGGACATGAACTCAGCAGCCAATGAATACCAGGGTCTGGAACTTATCGCCAATGATGAGGATATTAACATATTAAAAAAAGACTCTGAAACAGCCTTTGCTCCTTCCGTCCAATTTGAACTGGATGGAAAAGTATCACTCGATAGTAAAAAACAGCAACAACTGATTCGTGTCAATCGGGCTGAACTTCCATCCAAATTATACATGGTAAGTACCCCAATTTTAACTGCTTATGTTTACAGAGAAGCAGAAATACAAAATAATGCCATTGAAGTTTTACTAAAGGGACCTGTCAGTGTGTATCTCGATGATAGCTTTGTAGGAAAAGCTGAATTACCTGTTATTGCAAGAGGGCAATCGTTTGTAATGGGATTTGGTATCGATTCTCAACTCAGGGCCAAAAGAGAACTGGTGGAAAAGAAAGAACGAGTTATGGGAGGAAATAAAGAACTAAGTTTTAATATTTCAATCTCTATAGAGAACTTTCATAGCACAGAAATTCCGGTTAGGATTCTCGACCGTATCCCTCTTGATGAGAAAAAAGATAATCTTAGGATTTCTCTGGACTTAAAAGGTAATGAGTTAAGTAAAGATGAGCTCTATCAAAAAACGGAAAAAACAAAGGGAATTCTACGCTGGGAAATTTCAATACCGGCTAATTCATCCGGGGCTAAGGCTAAAAACCTTGAATATTCCTATCGCCTGGAATTTGATAAAAACTTGAAAATCCAACTGCCCGGCTCAGAAAAGAAAGAAAAACTCAAACAGGAGTTTGAAGAAATTCAAAAAATGAGATATAAATATTAA
- a CDS encoding SpoIIE family protein phosphatase encodes MNLFEHFYLNFYGLSLLGGMISWTFAVIFIFLLKQKSKPTKFLAWNIFAGSITYYAYMVSQSFYEPYMTVRILALIPILFFYPLQSYFLLNFPTEVSSRFQKITVSINFSSAILVSIVIIISSLKAKVVYKFDGHFFDFDMPVAIKIYGFAVLYFVFYTLAITIWRFIKAPAQDKYYAGFIILGVFIEGVPSAVLNVLNRLGLVSRQFFFTFYVLFVMLGIFIILISYINRTRDKTSFMFKITSISFLILIMIFNFYSYIIMNFAEKQYDSKQTDQAASIIFQKMYPEDLSYVVEYKIDQTDLNYLYNKNGEKVIEKELIELQNSYFLAKFSQKRVSEISDKDIKEMISKGGFEYTHSYIQLLLNNRNVENYKNLYVSEFFHNFQRAIFSLQSHVYDLKSDNFRTELIHLIEKSPKEIEPILKVLQSQLEKSLKEKEELKTEILFYLQDIKPLKARKYIKTSQNAYVRYHVYFPDKPGYIYELGYSYLHYRTFIHNIAKEIFYVFLISIIIAVFGTPIFLSGSLVKPLNAVLGGLKQVQEGNLNTSVPVYVQDEIGFLASSFNKMVTSIREGKAKLEEYSLSLEDKVEERTKELLVSYREIENLKEQQDGDYFLTTLLLSPLSINREISQRKILIDFFVKQKKEFQFRKRKHEIGGDICIAHDLKLKGKWYTAFLNADAMGKSMQGAGGVLVLGAVFQSILQRTATYKEQSEVYPEIWIKAAFKEMHKIFESFDGSMLISLIFGLVEEDTGLVYYINAEHPWLILYRDGKADFIEHELYFRKLGTSGMSNSLFVSTFQMMPGDMLIMGSDGKDDLLISNAENTRIINEDETYFLKHVEESNGDLNDIFKAITEKYELIDDFSLLSIQYPLLEEDLETKQKALEFIRKARNEIRNKMDDKALSTLEYGYIQTNKHPIIGRALTKLYLKLHNFPKAAETSREYIQNNPVDTPLMIQTSYSLKLNHEFSEAIEIAERVKLREPSNLRNLVHLADLYTYTRNYDKAKKTLNKIFTIDSNNLKAKRIQEILISESSGNKNLQKT; translated from the coding sequence TTGAATCTATTTGAGCATTTTTATTTGAATTTTTATGGCTTAAGCCTTTTAGGAGGCATGATAAGCTGGACTTTCGCTGTTATCTTTATTTTTTTACTCAAGCAAAAGTCGAAACCCACCAAATTTCTTGCCTGGAATATTTTCGCCGGAAGTATCACTTACTATGCTTATATGGTTTCCCAGAGCTTTTATGAACCCTATATGACAGTCAGGATCCTCGCCTTAATACCCATCCTCTTTTTCTACCCTTTACAAAGCTATTTTCTTCTAAACTTTCCAACAGAGGTTTCCTCTCGCTTTCAAAAAATTACAGTTTCTATTAATTTTTCCTCAGCCATACTGGTTTCAATAGTCATCATTATTAGTTCTCTGAAAGCAAAAGTCGTGTATAAATTTGATGGGCATTTTTTTGATTTCGATATGCCGGTAGCTATTAAAATCTATGGTTTTGCAGTTTTATACTTTGTTTTTTATACTTTAGCAATTACAATCTGGCGATTTATTAAAGCTCCGGCTCAGGATAAATACTACGCGGGCTTTATCATTTTAGGAGTTTTCATAGAAGGAGTTCCCAGTGCAGTTTTAAATGTTCTAAATCGTCTTGGTCTTGTGAGTCGACAATTCTTTTTTACATTTTATGTACTTTTTGTTATGCTGGGAATATTCATTATCCTGATTTCCTACATTAACCGAACCCGTGATAAAACCAGTTTCATGTTCAAAATCACAAGCATCAGTTTTTTGATCCTGATTATGATCTTTAATTTTTATAGTTACATTATCATGAATTTTGCTGAAAAACAATATGATAGTAAACAAACGGATCAAGCTGCTTCTATCATTTTTCAAAAAATGTATCCTGAAGATCTTAGTTATGTTGTTGAATATAAAATAGATCAAACCGACTTAAACTACCTCTACAACAAAAATGGAGAGAAAGTAATAGAAAAAGAATTGATAGAACTTCAAAATTCCTATTTCTTAGCCAAATTCTCACAAAAGAGAGTTTCAGAAATCTCGGATAAAGATATTAAGGAAATGATTTCTAAGGGAGGCTTTGAATATACTCATTCATATATTCAACTCCTTTTAAATAATAGAAATGTGGAAAACTATAAAAACCTTTACGTCTCTGAATTTTTTCATAATTTCCAGAGAGCTATTTTTTCCCTACAAAGCCATGTTTATGATTTAAAAAGTGATAATTTCAGAACTGAATTAATTCATCTTATAGAGAAATCACCAAAAGAAATCGAACCCATCCTAAAAGTCCTTCAGTCTCAACTTGAGAAAAGTTTAAAAGAAAAAGAGGAGTTAAAAACTGAAATCCTCTTTTACCTACAGGATATAAAACCTCTCAAAGCAAGAAAATATATTAAGACCTCTCAAAACGCTTATGTTCGTTACCACGTTTACTTTCCTGATAAACCCGGATACATTTATGAATTGGGTTATTCCTATTTACATTATCGCACCTTTATACACAATATTGCAAAAGAGATCTTTTATGTATTTCTAATTTCCATTATCATAGCTGTTTTCGGGACTCCTATTTTTCTGTCCGGCTCCTTAGTTAAGCCTTTAAATGCCGTTTTGGGAGGTTTGAAACAGGTTCAGGAAGGAAACTTGAATACAAGTGTTCCGGTATATGTGCAGGATGAAATTGGTTTTTTAGCCAGTTCTTTTAATAAAATGGTTACTTCTATTCGAGAAGGAAAAGCCAAACTTGAAGAATATTCCTTGAGTCTGGAAGATAAAGTCGAGGAAAGAACGAAAGAGTTATTGGTATCCTACCGAGAAATTGAAAACTTAAAAGAACAGCAAGATGGTGATTATTTCTTAACCACATTATTACTAAGTCCCTTAAGTATAAATAGAGAAATTAGTCAGAGAAAAATTTTAATTGATTTTTTTGTGAAACAGAAAAAAGAGTTTCAATTCCGAAAACGTAAACATGAAATTGGTGGGGACATTTGCATTGCACACGACCTCAAACTAAAAGGAAAATGGTACACAGCTTTTTTAAATGCTGATGCCATGGGAAAGTCCATGCAGGGAGCCGGAGGTGTACTGGTGTTGGGTGCTGTTTTCCAATCCATTCTACAACGAACAGCAACATACAAAGAACAGTCCGAAGTTTATCCTGAAATCTGGATAAAAGCTGCTTTTAAAGAAATGCATAAAATTTTCGAAAGTTTTGACGGATCTATGCTTATCTCTCTTATCTTCGGTCTTGTAGAGGAAGATACAGGTTTAGTATATTATATAAATGCTGAGCATCCCTGGCTGATTCTCTATAGGGATGGAAAAGCTGATTTTATAGAACACGAACTATATTTTAGAAAATTAGGAACTTCCGGAATGAGTAACTCTTTATTCGTCTCTACTTTTCAAATGATGCCCGGTGATATGCTCATTATGGGTTCGGATGGTAAAGATGATCTGCTCATTTCTAATGCTGAAAATACAAGGATTATCAATGAAGACGAAACCTATTTCCTAAAACATGTAGAAGAATCTAATGGAGATTTGAATGATATTTTTAAAGCCATAACAGAAAAATATGAACTTATTGATGATTTCTCTTTACTTTCCATACAATATCCTCTTTTAGAAGAAGATCTGGAAACCAAACAAAAAGCACTGGAATTTATCCGAAAAGCTCGGAATGAAATTCGAAATAAAATGGATGATAAGGCTTTAAGTACTTTAGAATATGGATATATTCAAACAAATAAGCATCCGATCATAGGGAGAGCTCTTACAAAGCTCTATCTTAAGCTACATAATTTTCCTAAAGCAGCTGAAACCAGTCGAGAGTACATTCAAAATAATCCGGTAGATACTCCTCTCATGATTCAGACTTCCTATAGCCTTAAATTAAACCATGAATTCTCTGAAGCCATAGAAATTGCAGAAAGAGTAAAATTAAGGGAACCTTCTAATCTCCGGAACCTGGTTCATCTAGCTGATTTATATACCTACACCAGGAATTATGATAAGGCAAAGAAAACTCTGAATAAAATTTTCACTATTGACTCCAATAATCTGAAAGCAAAACGAATTCAAGAGATCCTAATTTCGGAAAGTTCAGGAAACAAGAATCTCCAGAAGACTTAG
- a CDS encoding thioredoxin family protein: protein MRTKKTQKKTEESIFIKDYELAVKQAKKSNKLIMIDFFTDWCGWCTELDEKTYSDKKVQEKLIQSYINLKIDAETKKGSLLVEKYRVNGYPTILFLNSNEEILDVIGGFLPPEEFLTVLEDIAEGKNTFISLKEEISKDPLNIKVLEKYFMKLSALEDVEGIRETYIQVYEKFKNTKKKDKKLFEKIFYTVTENIYDDKVFIELYNIGKDYLPPVDKEPALALRFFESYIETFIHSLEYKHSKKKDISKYLDVLSAYNLAPGFLEETAEKALRKKTGNKESIVIALVNYYEKIEAYEEIIKVINKLLATHTSEELDLNYLNWKLHKAKIFVKAMEEFEIPEEEIEMD, encoded by the coding sequence ATGAGAACAAAAAAGACGCAGAAAAAGACAGAGGAATCTATTTTTATTAAGGATTATGAATTAGCTGTTAAACAGGCCAAAAAAAGTAATAAGCTAATCATGATCGATTTTTTTACCGATTGGTGTGGTTGGTGCACGGAGCTGGATGAAAAAACATATTCAGATAAGAAGGTACAGGAAAAGCTCATACAGTCATATATCAATCTTAAGATAGATGCGGAAACAAAAAAGGGTTCCTTGCTTGTAGAAAAATATAGAGTGAATGGGTATCCTACAATATTATTTTTAAATTCAAATGAAGAAATTCTGGATGTAATAGGAGGCTTTCTTCCTCCGGAAGAATTCTTGACTGTACTGGAGGATATTGCAGAAGGAAAGAATACTTTCATAAGTCTGAAAGAGGAAATCTCAAAAGATCCATTGAATATAAAAGTATTAGAAAAGTATTTTATGAAACTTTCCGCATTGGAGGATGTTGAGGGTATTCGGGAAACATATATTCAAGTTTATGAGAAATTTAAAAATACTAAGAAGAAAGATAAAAAACTCTTCGAGAAAATTTTCTATACTGTAACAGAGAATATCTATGATGATAAGGTATTTATAGAACTTTATAATATAGGAAAAGACTATCTACCCCCGGTCGATAAGGAACCTGCTCTGGCTTTACGATTTTTTGAATCCTATATAGAAACTTTTATTCACTCTTTGGAATACAAACACTCGAAAAAGAAAGATATCAGCAAGTATTTAGATGTTCTATCTGCTTATAATTTAGCACCCGGTTTTTTAGAAGAAACTGCTGAAAAAGCCTTGAGAAAGAAAACAGGAAACAAAGAATCTATTGTTATAGCACTGGTCAATTATTATGAGAAAATAGAAGCCTATGAAGAGATTATAAAAGTTATTAATAAATTACTGGCCACACATACATCAGAAGAGCTGGATCTTAATTATTTAAATTGGAAACTGCATAAAGCTAAGATTTTTGTAAAGGCTATGGAAGAATTTGAAATTCCGGAGGAAGAAATAGAAATGGACTGA
- a CDS encoding endonuclease V, with product MNPGSFEQRNISPKEAIQLQKELAGQLVIKGKPESVKVIAGIDLAYDKTSNLGFCSILTFSFPELKLLDIYSLYDTVLFPYIPGLLSFREGPLILKTLNLLPKLPDVLIFDGQGIAHPRRLGIAAHIGVLLQIPSIGCAKSHLCGNYSEPGMNKGDMSVMKDKGEELGYVIRTRKNVKPIFCSPGHLFGIKEAADFLLNCLGSYRIPEPTRLADIEVDKFKLSVLKTNRE from the coding sequence ATGAATCCAGGCTCATTCGAACAACGGAATATAAGCCCGAAAGAAGCCATTCAGCTTCAAAAGGAACTTGCAGGTCAACTTGTAATCAAAGGAAAACCTGAAAGTGTTAAGGTCATAGCAGGAATTGACCTCGCTTATGATAAAACCTCCAACCTCGGTTTTTGTTCAATTTTAACATTTTCCTTCCCTGAGTTAAAGCTATTAGATATTTATTCCTTATATGATACAGTTTTATTTCCCTATATACCGGGACTTTTATCATTTAGAGAAGGACCCCTGATTCTCAAAACACTCAATTTACTTCCCAAACTTCCTGATGTTCTTATCTTTGATGGACAGGGTATCGCTCACCCCAGGAGACTTGGAATTGCCGCTCATATCGGAGTACTCTTACAGATTCCTTCAATTGGTTGTGCAAAATCTCACCTGTGCGGTAACTATTCAGAACCCGGAATGAATAAAGGAGACATGTCCGTAATGAAAGATAAGGGAGAAGAATTGGGTTATGTGATTCGTACCAGAAAAAATGTAAAACCCATTTTTTGTTCTCCCGGCCATCTGTTCGGAATAAAAGAAGCAGCTGATTTTTTACTCAATTGTTTGGGTTCTTATCGAATCCCGGAACCAACTCGATTGGCTGATATTGAAGTGGATAAGTTTAAGCTTTCAGTATTAAAAACGAACAGGGAATAA
- a CDS encoding succinate dehydrogenase cytochrome b subunit: MSKAPGLLQTSVGKKYVMAITGLILFGFVIGHLLGNLQVFAGPEKMNNYAAFLQGLGPALWAVRAFLLIVFLSHVGVAIRLTRENRKARPVPYKRFETHVASYASRTMAISGILVLMFVIFHLLHYTVGAIDSDLMLVKDATGRHDVYAMLVKGFSSPIVSGWYILCMALLSSHLSHGFFSLFQTLGLNDPKNDGKIKLVSGLIAIFIFLGYSSVPVAVLAGILKYPY, encoded by the coding sequence ATGAGTAAGGCACCCGGATTGCTTCAAACGTCCGTCGGTAAAAAATATGTAATGGCCATAACAGGACTTATTTTATTCGGTTTTGTGATAGGTCATTTACTTGGAAACCTTCAGGTTTTTGCCGGACCGGAGAAAATGAATAACTATGCCGCATTCTTACAGGGCCTTGGACCTGCTTTATGGGCGGTCAGGGCATTTCTACTTATTGTTTTTCTTTCCCACGTAGGGGTTGCGATTCGTCTGACACGTGAAAATAGGAAAGCCAGACCTGTTCCCTATAAGCGTTTTGAAACGCATGTAGCATCCTATGCTTCAAGGACTATGGCTATTTCAGGAATCCTGGTCCTAATGTTTGTGATATTTCATTTATTACACTATACTGTAGGTGCAATTGATTCTGATCTAATGTTAGTGAAGGATGCAACGGGAAGGCATGATGTTTATGCAATGCTTGTAAAAGGCTTCAGTAGTCCTATTGTATCAGGCTGGTATATTCTCTGTATGGCTCTTCTTTCCTCTCACTTGAGCCACGGTTTTTTTAGCCTGTTTCAAACCCTGGGTTTAAATGATCCGAAAAACGATGGAAAGATAAAACTTGTGAGTGGGCTGATAGCCATTTTTATTTTCCTCGGCTATTCTTCAGTTCCGGTAGCTGTATTAGCCGGTATTTTAAAATATCCTTATTAA
- a CDS encoding fumarate reductase/succinate dehydrogenase flavoprotein subunit — protein MKLDSKIPSGPLADKWTKHKFDLKLVNPANKRKYKVIVVGSGLAGASASATLGELGYNVECFCYQDSPRRAHSIAAQGGINSAKNYQNDGDSVFRLFYDTIKGGDFRSREANVYRLAEVSTAIIDHCVAQGVPFAREYGGHLANRSFGGAQVSRTFYAKGQTGQQLLLGAYSALSRQIQAKTVKMYSRHEMLDLVLIDGHAKGIIVRDMVTGQISSHAADAVILATGGYGNVFYLSTNAKGCNVTAAYRAYKKGALFANPCYTQIHPTCIPVSGDYQSKLTLMSESLRNDGRIWVPKKKGDTRAPHEIPESERDYYLERKYPSFGNLAPRDIASRSAKEACDAGFGIGPGGKGVFLDFSAAVMRYGSNTAPAGSSEEEIRRIGEEVVKDKYGNLFDMYQRITDENPYKVPMRIYPAVHYTMGGLWVDYNLMSTIPGLHVLGEANFSDHGANRLGASALMQGLADGYFVIPYTIGDYFAREGHKDIKTDHPEFKKAEEEVTKKIHRLLAVKGKRTVDSFHRELGLTMWDKCGMARDKKGLEEALKKIPEIREEFWKNVNVLGSNENFNQNLEKAGRVADFLEFGEMMCLDALTREESCGGHFRTEYQTDDGEAKRQDDKYCHVSAWEYQGEGKSPKEHREQLEFENVKLSTRSYK, from the coding sequence TTGAAATTAGATTCCAAAATTCCGTCCGGCCCTCTGGCAGATAAATGGACGAAGCATAAATTTGATTTAAAACTTGTTAACCCGGCCAATAAAAGAAAATACAAAGTCATTGTTGTGGGTTCAGGTCTCGCCGGAGCTTCTGCTTCAGCTACTCTTGGTGAACTCGGCTATAATGTGGAATGTTTTTGTTACCAGGATAGTCCCAGAAGAGCTCATAGTATTGCAGCCCAGGGAGGGATTAACTCAGCTAAGAATTATCAGAATGATGGAGATAGCGTATTTCGCCTTTTCTATGATACGATCAAGGGAGGAGACTTCCGCTCCAGAGAAGCCAATGTTTACAGGTTGGCTGAAGTAAGTACTGCGATTATTGACCACTGCGTAGCACAGGGAGTTCCTTTTGCCCGGGAATATGGTGGACACCTTGCAAACCGTTCTTTTGGGGGAGCACAGGTTTCGAGAACCTTTTATGCAAAAGGTCAAACCGGTCAGCAGCTTCTTTTAGGAGCTTATTCAGCTTTATCCCGCCAGATTCAGGCTAAAACGGTTAAAATGTATTCCAGACATGAAATGTTGGATCTGGTCCTGATTGATGGCCACGCGAAAGGAATTATTGTTCGGGATATGGTAACGGGTCAAATAAGTTCCCACGCGGCAGATGCAGTTATTCTGGCCACCGGTGGTTATGGTAACGTGTTTTACTTATCTACTAATGCGAAAGGCTGTAATGTTACCGCGGCTTACAGAGCTTATAAAAAAGGTGCTCTATTTGCTAACCCCTGTTATACACAGATTCACCCGACCTGTATCCCGGTGAGTGGGGACTATCAATCCAAGCTGACTCTTATGTCTGAGTCCCTTCGAAATGATGGCCGTATCTGGGTTCCCAAGAAAAAGGGAGACACCCGTGCTCCTCATGAAATTCCCGAAAGTGAAAGAGACTATTACCTTGAAAGGAAATATCCGAGCTTTGGTAACCTTGCTCCCCGTGACATTGCCTCGAGAAGTGCGAAAGAAGCCTGTGATGCTGGCTTCGGAATCGGACCGGGTGGTAAGGGAGTATTTTTAGACTTCTCAGCCGCTGTCATGCGTTATGGTTCCAATACAGCTCCTGCCGGTTCCAGTGAGGAGGAAATTCGTCGCATAGGAGAAGAGGTTGTAAAAGATAAGTATGGAAACCTCTTTGATATGTACCAAAGAATTACTGATGAAAACCCCTATAAAGTGCCTATGCGGATTTATCCGGCGGTTCACTATACCATGGGTGGTCTCTGGGTTGATTATAATTTAATGAGTACAATTCCCGGCCTTCATGTTCTGGGTGAAGCCAACTTCTCTGACCACGGAGCAAACCGACTCGGAGCCAGTGCACTCATGCAGGGTCTGGCAGATGGTTATTTTGTGATTCCTTATACAATCGGAGATTATTTCGCCAGGGAAGGGCATAAGGACATTAAAACCGATCATCCGGAGTTCAAAAAAGCCGAGGAAGAAGTAACGAAGAAAATTCATCGTTTGCTTGCTGTAAAAGGAAAACGTACGGTTGATTCTTTTCACCGTGAACTCGGTCTTACGATGTGGGACAAGTGTGGAATGGCAAGGGATAAAAAAGGTCTCGAAGAAGCTCTGAAAAAAATTCCGGAAATCCGCGAAGAATTCTGGAAGAACGTGAATGTTCTGGGCTCAAACGAGAACTTTAACCAGAATCTGGAAAAAGCGGGTAGGGTTGCTGACTTTTTAGAATTTGGAGAAATGATGTGTCTCGATGCTTTAACCCGTGAGGAATCCTGTGGAGGTCATTTCCGTACCGAGTATCAAACGGATGATGGAGAAGCCAAAAGACAGGATGATAAATATTGCCATGTGAGTGCCTGGGAATACCAGGGAGAAGGAAAATCTCCCAAAGAGCATCGTGAACAATTAGAGTTTGAGAATGTGAAACTCTCAACAAGGAGTTATAAGTAA
- a CDS encoding succinate dehydrogenase/fumarate reductase iron-sulfur subunit has protein sequence MEKLNLKLVVWRQKDKNDKGRFEEYEAKDISAHASFLEMLDIVNERLEEEGKEPIVFDHDCREGICGTCSIVINGKAHGHLGGTTACQLHMFNFKNGETIYVEPWRAKAFPVIRDLATDRSAFDRIIQAGGYVSVNTGGAPDANALPISKIDADEAMDSAACIGCGACVASCKNASAMLFVSAKVSQFSLLPQGQVERKERVKKMLQAMDEEGFGNCTNQYECEAACPKGISVKNIARLNREFFKAAVSS, from the coding sequence GTGGAGAAATTAAATTTAAAACTTGTTGTTTGGAGACAAAAAGATAAAAACGATAAGGGTCGATTCGAGGAATACGAAGCCAAAGACATCAGCGCTCATGCTTCTTTTCTGGAAATGCTGGATATCGTTAATGAAAGGCTGGAAGAAGAGGGAAAGGAACCCATCGTCTTTGACCATGATTGCCGGGAAGGGATCTGCGGAACCTGTTCTATCGTAATTAATGGAAAAGCACACGGTCATCTCGGTGGAACTACTGCCTGTCAACTTCATATGTTTAATTTTAAAAATGGAGAAACCATTTACGTAGAACCCTGGAGAGCCAAAGCTTTTCCGGTAATTCGTGACCTCGCAACCGATCGTTCTGCCTTTGATAGGATTATACAGGCAGGCGGGTATGTTTCAGTTAATACCGGGGGAGCACCGGATGCAAACGCATTACCTATATCCAAGATTGATGCGGATGAAGCCATGGATTCAGCAGCCTGTATTGGGTGCGGTGCCTGTGTTGCTTCCTGCAAGAATGCTTCGGCTATGCTTTTTGTTTCGGCCAAGGTCTCTCAATTTTCTCTCTTACCCCAGGGACAGGTAGAAAGAAAAGAGAGAGTGAAAAAAATGCTTCAAGCTATGGATGAGGAAGGTTTTGGAAATTGTACAAACCAGTACGAATGTGAAGCAGCCTGTCCAAAGGGAATCAGTGTGAAAAATATAGCTCGATTAAACCGAGAGTTTTTCAAAGCAGCCGTTTCTTCTTGA